AAAGACATCCTAGTACGCAACCATGGAACCTGGGAACGTAAGCCTCATTTCCTCTTGCATTGCACATgcattaatataactaaataaatgcAATTAGAGTACTcatgcattttattttcttttcctttggcTTCAtcctcctttttatttttgcacacGTTCAATTCTATACGCAGGGATGAAAGTGGCTGGTGGCTCTTCCCTACTGGACTCATGTTACTGAAATGCATCCAAGCAAGGCTTGTTGACTGGCATGTCGCTAACCTAGAGATTCAAGACCGCGCAGTATATAGCAATGACCCAAGCATATTTTGGCAGTCATGACACCTGGTGTTACTGAGGTTCTTTTGGGAGCTTTTTACAACTCAATTTTTTGGGAGTTGATAAAAGGAAGGGTTTGGTCAACACGGCCTTTCTTTATTTACCTGTGGCCGAAGAAGCAACTACAGTGGTTATAGATGCAATTTCCGCGCCCCTCAGCTAATCATGTGCAGTCACAACCTGTGTTTTgctgtatatataaaaggtgTACTTGATCCATTATTTGTAGGATTTAGACACCATAGAGTTTATAAACAGTTCCCAAGCTAACTGAAGAGATgtgattttgttgttgttgttgctgctgttgtcgATGCTCTGCACTTTGCCTCTTGATGTTGAGCTGGGCAAGGCATCAGCTGTGAAACTCTCTCTTGTATCTGATTGGATAACACAAGTTCTAACCTGCCTGATGGTTTTCATCAACAAAATTGCAAAGATGCTGATACCACCGAGTCTGTGACAAGGTGCCTGTGCTCGTGAAATGTTGTTCTCAAGTTACTTCGCCTTTGTCTGCTTAATAATGGTGGGATGGCGTTACCATGTTATTGTCCATGGGCATTAATGGAGTATAACTTTAGAGTAACGATTAAAGTAAACTTGGGACCATTATTTGAAGATGGAGGGTAACATGGTAGGATTTTGCTCGCCCGTGTTCACTTCATaggaatatatatgattttctgtgaatatatatagctttgtaagacaactatttaaatatgtagttttgggaTATAGGTGAATATACCTAGTTTTAGGATAACGAGAAATATATAGTTGTGTGATATAAATCttaaagagtaaattttacaaaatcacAGGTTTTGAGGCATAAGTAACACAAAAACCtactttttataatttgtttcaaTTAATCACAGATTTTGGGACAAATATTTCACAGAACCTACATCCATGCCTAAATTATTTGCTTAGCTATCACACTTATAcataatacatgtataaaaatatgttgaatTTTCTAACATTTATCACTTTCTAAACATACATCGCTTTACACAGTTTGGGTTTATGTAATTTGTTTACTAATACCCAAGTTTTGCATCTTAACTTTTTTTCCATCATGAATTGAGGGAGTAAGGAAGGAAATAGATTAGAGAGCATAGGCATGCGTATTTTCCGCCTCCAATGTGAGTATACGCTTGCCAATTCTGCTTGTTTTAGTGAAATATAGTAAGTATTTTGCATAAATACGAGattttatgaaatattttgCCTCAAAACCTATTGGTAGTGGGaacagttgtaaaatttgggttttttttttaattatggaTGCCCCTAAACATATGGATTTACAAAATTTACTCaatcttaaaatatgaatttttatgattataagaaaataaaactatttctaGTATATAAATTTACTCTTTACGACTGTTCCGACTCGAATACGGAAATTCACCGCCAGTAATATttggggagggagagagcacGGTGCCCAGTTTTCCAATTAACGCGATCACGGTTACGAtctcccaccgccgccgccgagaaaCCGTCCCCGACCCTTTCGCCGCGCCCGATCGCCATgacgatctcctcctccctcgcctccCGCCTCGGCCCCGCGCGGTGGAGCCCCTACGCCCGGCCCCGCCCCTCCGATCCCGCCCGCGCGGGGGCGGGGAGCTCCGTCCCTCCCCACTCccgccctcccctccgcctcgctGCCGCCACCTCGAGGCGGAAGGaggccgcagccgcagcaccGTACGGGTCGAGGTGCCCCCGggaggccgcggccgcgcccgATGGTGACGCCGGCACGAAGGCACCACAGCGGCGTGGACGCGAGAAGCCGACGACGAAGACGGAGACGAGACCGGATCGTAAGCCGCCGgcggagagaggggaggaggagccgccCGTCCGGGagagcagcggcggtggcggattCGCCTTCCTCCGTGACCTCGCTGGCCACACGGAGGTGATTATTACTCTCGTCTCCCCgtttaatttctattttttcttcgAGGAATTTGCTTCAGTTCTAGGAGAGCTAGTCGTCTAACGAGTGATCGTCCAACGCCGCAGGCTATCAGTGGGATCTCTCTGCCGGTGGGTTCGGACAAGCTTTACTCCGGCAGCGCCGATGGCTCCGTCCGCGTCTGGGACTGCAACTCCGGCGAGGTAGCTGGGCTCTCCGCTCTCGGCACTCCCTTCAGGCTCTCTTTACGCACAATTCAAGCTGAGTAATTCAAGTTGGGGGTTGCATCTGCGTCCGATTCCTGCGTTGCTTGTGCCGGACTGGCGTGCTTACTTAGATCAATTGGGGATCAGTTTGGGAGTTGGTTTGATCGCTTCTGGTGGCTGATGTGTTGGAGGTATCAAATTGGTTTTTGTTCCCACGGCTGGGTGGTTATTGGCACGCTGGACTGATTGTTCCGGAAGTCTGCTTCCCTACTTGTGGTGATATGCCGGCACGCTGGACTGATTGTTCCGGGAGTCTGTTTGTGGTGATATGCTTGTCCTGGGTCAGTTTGTGAGGCAATCAGGCTGGTTGGCTGATAAGCAAGGGGCTCTCTGGATTACATTACAGTTTTTGTCTCACTGGCTGATGATCATACAGTTATGTAAAACAAAAGTAgtagtgaaaaaaaagaaagaaatatggtcatgtaaaaaaaagcagtagtgctaaaaagaaaaaaaaagagggatgaattatattttgttggaAAGAGAAGACcgaaggaggaaaaaatagTTATCTGGCAGATAAAAAAGTTCTAATATTGATCACATTACATTGTTTTCTTAATGTTTCTGCGATAGTGTGTTGATGTCATCAAGATGGGAGGCAAGATTGGCTGCATGATTACCCATGGCCCATGGGTATTTTTTGGAATCACAAAGTCTGTGGaggtaatattttaattttgttgattCTTCTTGGGAGCATTGGTCCGTTTTGTGTTATATATTGTGATTTCAGTATTGTGCATTGAATGATTGGTACAATGAATTGTAGGCGTGGAACACACAGACAGGTACGAAATCCAGTCTCCAAGGACCTTCTGGTCTGGTTTGTTCCATGACTATCAAGGATGGGATGCTGTTTGCTGGTACCGGGGATGGTCGCATCATGGCTTGGAAATTTCCTGCTGATAAGAGTGACTTTGGACCAGTAGCAATCCTTAGTGGCCATGAGCGTCCTGTGATTTCACTATGTGTCTCAACGACAAAGCTTTACTCTGGCTCACTTGACAAGACCATCAAAGTATGAAAATGCTGCAAAACATGTGCTTTTGTGTTGGCTATTATGTTAGTATTAGCATGTGATGTATATTTTCTATTCATTAGGTATGGGACCTTAAAACTCTGCAGTGTGTCCAAACACTTTCCAAGCACAAAGCTGCTGTAACATCCGTGCTTTGCTGGGATGAAAAGTTATTATCTTGCTCTCTGGACAAGACCGTTAAGATCTGGGCTTCTTCAAAGTCTGGAGAGCTTCAAGTGATATATACCCATGCTGAGGATCAAGTAAGTTCTACTCCTGTTTGCTCTGTACCAATAAttacacaaattttatttcttcaaGATTCACATTGAGATTTTAGtcatgaatttattttagctACCAGCCTACTCCTGATAAGATGTCATTTTTGTGTATCTGAACGGTATATTTTAGGTTGACATGTTTTTTGACTGGAGGAAGTACCACTGTGTATTTTCAATTGTTGAACGCTACTATTTCTCCAACATTCAAATAGTTTCTACTAAatattgtgttatttttatttctgttgGTGTAGTAAttgtttagataaaaaaagttaagtcatgtcattttctatatttaattgtatttctatgGTACTGTAATTATATTATGCTGTATGGGAGCTCTAGGTAGGCTTTTGCACAAGAAAAGGGAACATGAGAcactatacaatttttttgagtAGTTGTGCCAATCATTGAACATTGTATTTAAAACTGCACTCTCAGTTGTCTACTTtgcttttcctctctttcatTCATAAAATTCTGCTTGATAGCTGCTATGCATTGAGCAGCTCCTTCATGTTATCAAGTGTCTGCACAAACCTTCCACAAGTGCAGTCACTTCTCTTAGTTGAATGAGTGAAAGATCTTGCTCAGAATAGATCCGTTGCCACAATTGGTTTTATGTTATTTGTGTCAATTCATAGACGGCAGCTTTTGATGTTTGAATGCAACCGAATATTCAAGCAACATGTTTTACACAGTTTATGAATACCTGTAGCATCAACATTTTTGAACTTTGAACATCTCATGAACTTCTGTTCGCTCTAGCCTCTATTCTGTACTTCTGCTGTAGTGTATGGTTGGTTTTCCCATTCTTGTTTTGCTGGGAGTGAAGAGTGAATGTAAGTAATAAGGCCTAAACATCTGCTTGGGAACTTTATAAGGATGCAGTTCAGTCAATAAGTTTCCCTTGAAGAGTATTAGTGATGCATATAATTAAGGAAGCCATTGATGGAAGTGTCTCAGGATCTTAGCAACATTTGAATGATTTGGCACAATATGCATGAGCATGAACATATGGGGCTGCTTAGAATTATCAGCTCTTGATTCTGGACATTATTCTTCCTTTTCTGCCCAGTACTACAACCGATCCTCTACATTCACAACATTTCATATATTTACTTTACAAGAGCTTTCGATCATCTtgggtgtattttttgtgctGTTTGGTCTGGAGAAACCTGCTGTATTTGTTATGGTGCTTGGTTATGAAAACCGCACAAGCTAAATGCTAGTGTCATACTCCTATCTTTTTCCAAGTTGAGAGTTCTTGAGATGAGAATGGTTTGCTTCGGAACCTCTCCTTTCAACGGTTTCAGTTGTTCCCCTGCTTCTAAACATGCCGTTTCCTTCTGT
This is a stretch of genomic DNA from Oryza brachyantha chromosome 1, ObraRS2, whole genome shotgun sequence. It encodes these proteins:
- the LOC102719065 gene encoding zinc finger CCCH domain-containing protein 17-like — encoded protein: MGGKIGCMITHGPWVFFGITKSVEAWNTQTGTKSSLQGPSGLVCSMTIKDGMLFAGTGDGRIMAWKFPADKSDFGPVAILSGHERPVISLCVSTTKLYSGSLDKTIKVWDLKTLQCVQTLSKHKAAVTSVLCWDEKLLSCSLDKTVKIWASSKSGELQVIYTHAEDQGLRTLFGMHRVGKTPVLFCSLHNSNCIRLFDLPSFDEMGKLFSKKGVRTIELAAGGLLFTGDGAGELKVWRWAPQEEPAIPAPVKSSV